The sequence CCCGACGGCCTGAAACTCGCCCTGGTCGCGCACCCGCAGGGCGACCCGCGCGACCCGTGGGACACCGAACTCGTCCCGGCCGAGCACGCCATCCGCGGCCTGCACTCGGTGACGCTCTCGGTGACCCAGGAGGACGCCACCGCGGGCATGCTCACCGACGGGCTCGGCCTCAGCTTCGCCAGTCAGGACAGCAATCGCTTGCGCTTCGCGGCCGGCGAGGGCGGGCCGGGCGCGCTGGTCGACGTCCTCGTGACGCCGGACGCGCCGCGCGGGCTGGTCGCCGCGGGCACCGTGCACCACGTCGCCTGGCGCGCGCCCGACGAAGAAACCCAGAAGACCTGGCGCGAGGAGCTGGTCGACCAGGGCGTGCACGTGACGTCCATTTTGGACCGGCAGTACTTCCGCTCGATCTACTTCCGCGAGCCGGGTGGGACGCTGCTGGAGGTCGCCACCGACGAACCGGGCTTCGCGATCGACGAGCCGCTGCTGGAGCTCGGCCGCGCGCTCAAGCTGCCGCCGTGGCTGGAGCCGCGCCGCGAGGAGATCCAGCACATGCTGCCCAAGCTGAACCTCCCCGCCGAAAACAACCCGGAGCTGTGATGACCCTGCGGCACAAGTTCGTCGAAGGCGCGCCGGACGCGCCGGTGCTGCTCCTGCTGCACGGCACCGGCGGCGGCCCGGACGACCTGCTCGGCCTGGCGCGCGAGCTCAGCCCGGACTCCGCGGTGCTGGCCCCGGCCGGCCCGGTGTCGGAGCACGGCGCCGCGCGCTGGTTCCGGCGGCTGGCCGAGGGCGTGTTCGACCACGAAGACGTCGTCAAGCGAGCGAATGAGCTTGCCGACTTCGTGCTCGAAGCCCGCGAGGAGTACGGGTTCGGTGGCCGGCGCGTGGTCGCGGTGGGCTTTTCGAACGGGGCCAACATCGCGGCCGCGGTCGTCCTGCTGCGGCCCGAAGTCGTGCGCGAGGCCGCGCTGTTCGCGTCGATGTCACCGGTCCCGGAGCCTCCGGCGCACGATCTCAGCGGCGCCCGCGTCTTCCTGGCCAACGGCGAAAACGACGCCATGGCGCCATTGGCGTCGACCGAGGAGCTGATCCGGCTGCTGCGCGAGCGCGGTGCCGACGTCGTCACGCAGCGCCATCCCGGTGGGCATCAGATCA is a genomic window of Amycolatopsis lexingtonensis containing:
- a CDS encoding ring-cleaving dioxygenase encodes the protein MSIKTSGLHHVTAIGGDPQRNADFYLRTLGLRLVKTTVNFDDPGTYHLYYGDSSGKPGSLMTFFPWPDAPSGRHGTGQATTTSFSVPEASIGWWKQHLAAQQIETGEVRTADGEDTLTFRDPDGLKLALVAHPQGDPRDPWDTELVPAEHAIRGLHSVTLSVTQEDATAGMLTDGLGLSFASQDSNRLRFAAGEGGPGALVDVLVTPDAPRGLVAAGTVHHVAWRAPDEETQKTWREELVDQGVHVTSILDRQYFRSIYFREPGGTLLEVATDEPGFAIDEPLLELGRALKLPPWLEPRREEIQHMLPKLNLPAENNPEL
- a CDS encoding alpha/beta hydrolase — encoded protein: MTLRHKFVEGAPDAPVLLLLHGTGGGPDDLLGLARELSPDSAVLAPAGPVSEHGAARWFRRLAEGVFDHEDVVKRANELADFVLEAREEYGFGGRRVVAVGFSNGANIAAAVVLLRPEVVREAALFASMSPVPEPPAHDLSGARVFLANGENDAMAPLASTEELIRLLRERGADVVTQRHPGGHQITVDGVRAAAEWIKL